A genomic segment from Glycine max cultivar Williams 82 chromosome 1, Glycine_max_v4.0, whole genome shotgun sequence encodes:
- the LOC100775915 gene encoding protein MODIFYING WALL LIGNIN-1 isoform X2 — MMESPPKCKLTFTLIFFIVVSHSLGLVSFTLCIASETKRNKKGDLRWNGKLCHLPSSPAFGLGGKRNAKCEIPFVARILLLISWLSFGIAVILLIVATSMSRRQAYGEGWLNGECYLVKGGIYVGSAILILVSVESLMGSALLTMKTNEEADQGNKIHAQTERGDT; from the exons ATGATGGAAAGTCCTCCTAAATGCAAACTCACATTCACATTAATCTTCTTCATCGTTGTCTCCCACTCTCTTGGCTTAGTTTCCTTCACCTTGTGCATAGCCTCCGAGACTAAGAGGAACAAG aaGGGGGATCTCAGATGGAATGGGAAACTATGTCATTTACCATCAAGTCCAGCATTTGGATTGG GAGGGAAAAGAAACGCAAAGTGTGAGATCCCTTTCGTTGCCAGGATTCTGCTTTTGATCTCTTG GCTAAGCTTTGGAATTGCAGTTATTTTATTAATCGTTGCCACAAGCATGAGCAGAAGGCAGGCCTATGGGGAAGGGTGGTTGAATGGTGAGTGCTACCTTGTCAAAGGAGGGATTTACGTTGGTTCAGCCATATTGATCCTAGTTTCAGTAGAATCGTTAATGGGTTCAGCTTTGTTAACAATGAAGACCAATGAAGAAGCAGATCAGGGTAACAAAATACACGCACAAA
- the LOC100775915 gene encoding protein MODIFYING WALL LIGNIN-1 isoform X1, whose translation MMESPPKCKLTFTLIFFIVVSHSLGLVSFTLCIASETKRNKKGDLRWNGKLCHLPSSPAFGLGIASLVCLVLSQIVGNSILFKTYCSGGKRNAKCEIPFVARILLLISWLSFGIAVILLIVATSMSRRQAYGEGWLNGECYLVKGGIYVGSAILILVSVESLMGSALLTMKTNEEADQGNKIHAQTERGDT comes from the exons ATGATGGAAAGTCCTCCTAAATGCAAACTCACATTCACATTAATCTTCTTCATCGTTGTCTCCCACTCTCTTGGCTTAGTTTCCTTCACCTTGTGCATAGCCTCCGAGACTAAGAGGAACAAG aaGGGGGATCTCAGATGGAATGGGAAACTATGTCATTTACCATCAAGTCCAGCATTTGGATTGGGTATTGCATCTTTGGTTTGTTTGGTTTTGTCCCAAATTGTTGGGAATTCTATATTATTCAAGACTTATTGTTCAGGAGGGAAAAGAAACGCAAAGTGTGAGATCCCTTTCGTTGCCAGGATTCTGCTTTTGATCTCTTG GCTAAGCTTTGGAATTGCAGTTATTTTATTAATCGTTGCCACAAGCATGAGCAGAAGGCAGGCCTATGGGGAAGGGTGGTTGAATGGTGAGTGCTACCTTGTCAAAGGAGGGATTTACGTTGGTTCAGCCATATTGATCCTAGTTTCAGTAGAATCGTTAATGGGTTCAGCTTTGTTAACAATGAAGACCAATGAAGAAGCAGATCAGGGTAACAAAATACACGCACAAA